The proteins below come from a single Phycisphaeraceae bacterium genomic window:
- the gcvH gene encoding glycine cleavage system protein GcvH: protein MATPDDRRYSSSHEWHRVEGDLVAIGLTRYAVDALTDVTYVELKKAGTRVASGDSVGEVESVKTTSDVYSALDGEIVAVNGALESSPGLLNEDPYEHWLVRIKPGDLGGLADLMDAATYDRQHAG from the coding sequence ATGGCAACACCGGACGACCGACGTTACAGTTCTTCCCACGAATGGCACCGCGTCGAGGGCGATCTGGTCGCCATCGGGCTCACCCGCTATGCCGTCGACGCCCTGACCGACGTGACCTACGTCGAACTCAAGAAAGCCGGAACCCGAGTGGCATCAGGAGATTCCGTCGGGGAGGTCGAGTCGGTCAAGACGACCAGCGACGTGTATTCGGCCTTGGACGGCGAGATTGTGGCGGTCAATGGAGCGCTCGAATCGAGCCCGGGCCTGCTGAATGAAGATCCCTACGAACATTGGTTGGTGCGCATCAAGCCCGGCGATCTGGGCGGTCTGGCCGATCTCATGGATGCAGCAACATATGACCGTCAACACGCGGGCTAA
- a CDS encoding ABC transporter ATP-binding protein, which produces MIACQDVHKSYRLGDRDVTALCGVTLTIAEPGFYAIMGQSGSGKSTLLYLLGALDRPTSGTISIAGRAIHSLSDREATEFRRTSVGMVFQQFNLIATLSARENVELPGLLAGQKRAWLSERSGMLLERLGLSDRADHRPDAMSGGEQQRVAIARALLYRPPLLLADEPTGNLDSASSERLWSLLAEIAREQETTVVMVTHEPAAATHCRRVFVIRDGAVLGEMETEGLDAGRVASGYTHLVGSPLA; this is translated from the coding sequence ATGATCGCGTGCCAGGATGTCCACAAGTCGTACAGGCTGGGGGACCGTGATGTCACAGCGCTGTGCGGCGTGACGCTCACGATTGCCGAACCTGGGTTCTATGCCATCATGGGCCAATCGGGCAGCGGCAAGAGCACGCTGTTGTATCTGCTCGGGGCGCTCGACCGCCCGACTTCGGGCACCATTTCCATTGCCGGGAGGGCGATCCACAGCCTCAGCGACCGCGAGGCGACCGAGTTCCGTCGCACGTCGGTCGGCATGGTCTTTCAGCAGTTCAACCTCATCGCCACGCTCAGTGCCCGCGAGAATGTCGAACTGCCCGGCTTGCTCGCGGGCCAGAAGCGGGCGTGGCTGAGCGAGCGCAGCGGCATGCTGCTCGAACGTCTGGGTCTTTCGGACCGGGCCGACCATCGACCCGATGCGATGTCGGGCGGGGAGCAGCAGCGTGTCGCGATTGCGCGGGCTCTGCTGTATCGTCCGCCGCTGCTGCTGGCTGATGAACCCACGGGCAATCTTGATTCGGCCAGCAGCGAGCGGCTCTGGTCGCTTCTGGCCGAGATCGCGCGGGAACAGGAGACCACGGTCGTGATGGTGACGCACGAGCCGGCTGCTGCGACGCATTGCCGGCGTGTGTTTGTCATTCGCGACGGAGCGGTGCTCGGTGAAATGGAGACGGAGGGACTCGATGCGGGCCGTGTGGCATCTGGCTATACGCACCTTGTCGGCTCGCCGCTGGCGTAG
- a CDS encoding FtsX-like permease family protein produces MRAVWHLAIRTLSARRWRSAMLVAAVGLSAALIAAVSCALASAHAAVNAQINQSVGDADVRLTASSSGTNFPSRYLDQVRAWPEVAEARAELTSTLSLAVEKDGLAEGESGDWVRTTRLLRATVLVHGVWFSQGGARVDLIAGRMPTDRGEVVLDALTAERLSWLGHGTGVFSSNRKTLSGNATHLTMPEPVVPELANPSRAETINAAIGVRPGDTIRVVRLFRAPEELRVVGIAAAPPLGGRPQAWFSMPDLAALSGAGERLSQIEMVLRPGVDADAFVAERQAELGERFLLQTTARVRAGVEKNVASSQLAFALATVMCFLSASFIIMTGLNTGLAEQQRSLAVLRCIGARPRQLAMVQILTGLLVGVLGALVGVPLGVGIAWGLIEIFKDTVQTGLVLSPMTLSVAALGAVASGILGALWPAWQATRASPLAALALRAMPVRARHVQATLAVALACIGLQLLIVGVPDDGQFIFWMYATFGLPVMFIGYFLLGVPLVVLIARGLSPLLSRLLGLPASLLGRTIAATPYRYGLTAGALMAGIALMVGLYTNAGGFLNDWINRIRFPDAFVSGVALSPESQRLLNELPFVTDTCAISLVPVATEAFGVRALQSYKTTFVAFEPEPFFRMTELEWVEGEAASAKRRLAEGGAVMVAREFRVAKGLGVGDTFRCTLNDIEHEFEIVGVVTSPGLEMVSKFFNVGDEYVDQTLHAVFGSRADMIEKFGTDAIGLIQMSFAPGTDDEAALSQIRERLFGAGIIDAGSGRQIREAMVEIVRNAVRVFTVVAGLSMFIASFGVASVIAAGVHARRFELGVLRAVGAQRALLARLIVGEAIIIALSAWVLGSVLGLQGAWAGRRLDALLLGIRISGEAPWGALAGALGAALLFTLGASLPTVVRLTATSPRALLAARLG; encoded by the coding sequence ATGCGGGCCGTGTGGCATCTGGCTATACGCACCTTGTCGGCTCGCCGCTGGCGTAGTGCGATGCTGGTGGCGGCGGTGGGTCTTTCGGCCGCACTGATCGCGGCGGTGTCGTGTGCGCTGGCGTCGGCCCATGCGGCGGTCAATGCGCAGATCAATCAATCGGTCGGCGATGCCGATGTGCGGCTCACCGCGTCGAGTTCGGGCACCAACTTTCCCTCGCGCTATCTCGACCAGGTGCGGGCGTGGCCGGAGGTGGCCGAAGCACGGGCTGAACTGACTTCGACGCTCTCGCTGGCGGTCGAGAAGGACGGGCTTGCGGAGGGCGAATCGGGCGATTGGGTGCGTACGACGCGGCTGCTGCGCGCGACGGTGCTGGTCCATGGCGTGTGGTTCAGCCAAGGCGGGGCGAGGGTGGATCTCATCGCGGGTCGCATGCCCACTGATCGCGGCGAGGTCGTGCTCGATGCTCTGACCGCCGAGCGGCTCTCGTGGCTCGGGCACGGCACGGGCGTGTTTTCATCCAACCGCAAGACACTCAGCGGCAACGCAACACATCTGACGATGCCCGAGCCGGTGGTGCCCGAACTGGCAAACCCATCGCGGGCCGAGACGATCAACGCGGCCATCGGCGTGCGTCCGGGCGACACGATCCGCGTGGTGCGGTTGTTCCGCGCGCCCGAGGAACTGCGCGTCGTGGGCATCGCGGCGGCCCCGCCGCTGGGCGGTCGGCCGCAGGCGTGGTTCTCGATGCCCGATCTGGCTGCCCTGTCGGGCGCGGGCGAGCGGCTTTCGCAGATCGAGATGGTGCTGCGCCCGGGCGTCGATGCCGATGCCTTTGTCGCCGAGCGTCAAGCCGAGCTGGGCGAGCGTTTCCTCCTCCAGACCACGGCCCGAGTGCGCGCGGGCGTCGAGAAGAACGTCGCTTCGAGCCAACTGGCCTTTGCGCTGGCGACGGTGATGTGCTTTCTCTCGGCGTCGTTCATCATCATGACGGGGCTCAACACCGGCCTGGCCGAGCAGCAGCGCTCGCTGGCGGTGCTCCGCTGCATCGGTGCGCGGCCGCGGCAACTGGCGATGGTGCAGATCCTCACCGGGTTGCTCGTCGGCGTGCTGGGCGCGCTGGTCGGCGTGCCGCTTGGTGTGGGCATCGCCTGGGGGCTCATCGAGATCTTCAAGGACACGGTGCAGACCGGGCTGGTGCTCTCGCCGATGACGCTGTCGGTCGCGGCGCTGGGCGCGGTCGCGTCGGGCATTCTTGGGGCCTTGTGGCCGGCGTGGCAGGCGACGCGGGCCAGTCCACTGGCGGCACTGGCGCTCCGCGCGATGCCGGTGCGGGCGCGGCATGTGCAGGCGACGTTGGCAGTGGCGCTGGCGTGCATCGGGCTGCAACTGCTCATCGTCGGCGTGCCCGATGACGGGCAGTTCATCTTCTGGATGTACGCCACCTTCGGGCTGCCGGTGATGTTCATCGGCTACTTCCTGCTCGGTGTGCCGCTGGTGGTGCTGATCGCGCGCGGGCTTTCGCCGCTGCTCTCGCGGCTGCTGGGCCTGCCGGCGTCTCTGCTGGGACGCACGATCGCTGCGACGCCCTATCGCTATGGCCTGACGGCGGGCGCTCTCATGGCGGGCATCGCCCTGATGGTCGGCCTCTACACCAACGCGGGCGGCTTCCTGAACGACTGGATCAACCGCATCCGCTTCCCCGACGCCTTTGTCTCGGGCGTGGCGCTCTCGCCCGAGAGCCAGCGGCTGCTCAATGAACTGCCCTTCGTCACCGACACCTGCGCGATCAGTCTGGTCCCGGTGGCGACCGAGGCCTTCGGCGTGCGGGCGCTGCAATCGTACAAGACGACCTTCGTGGCCTTCGAGCCCGAGCCGTTCTTCCGCATGACCGAGCTCGAGTGGGTCGAGGGCGAAGCGGCGAGTGCCAAGCGGCGGCTGGCTGAGGGCGGGGCGGTGATGGTCGCGCGCGAGTTTCGCGTGGCCAAGGGGCTGGGGGTGGGCGATACCTTCCGCTGCACGCTCAACGACATCGAGCACGAGTTCGAGATTGTCGGCGTTGTCACCAGCCCGGGCCTCGAAATGGTCAGCAAGTTCTTCAACGTCGGCGACGAGTATGTCGATCAGACGCTTCACGCCGTCTTCGGCTCGCGGGCCGACATGATCGAGAAGTTCGGCACCGATGCAATCGGGCTGATCCAGATGAGTTTCGCACCCGGCACCGACGACGAGGCGGCCCTGAGCCAGATCCGCGAGCGGCTCTTTGGCGCGGGGATCATCGACGCGGGCAGCGGCCGCCAGATCCGCGAGGCGATGGTCGAGATTGTGCGCAACGCTGTGCGTGTCTTTACCGTGGTGGCGGGGCTGAGCATGTTCATCGCGTCGTTCGGCGTGGCCAGCGTGATCGCGGCGGGCGTACACGCGCGGCGGTTTGAACTGGGGGTGCTGCGAGCGGTCGGCGCGCAGCGCGCGCTGCTGGCAAGGCTGATCGTGGGCGAGGCGATCATCATCGCGCTGTCGGCGTGGGTGCTGGGCTCGGTGCTGGGGCTGCAGGGCGCGTGGGCGGGTCGGCGGCTCGATGCGCTGCTGCTGGGGATCAGGATCTCGGGCGAAGCGCCGTGGGGCGCGCTGGCCGGGGCACTGGGCGCGGCGCTGCTGTTCACGCTGGGAGCCTCGCTGCCAACGGTGGTGCGCCTGACGGCAACAAGCCCGCGCGCGCTGCTGGCCGCGCGGTTGGGGTGA